The Elgaria multicarinata webbii isolate HBS135686 ecotype San Diego chromosome 4, rElgMul1.1.pri, whole genome shotgun sequence genome contains a region encoding:
- the PTCRA gene encoding pre T-cell antigen receptor alpha produces the protein MPQFLNVKLAWRPLRHLLTSAALQLLTCSCSLSLFPTLAPPLHVIVNGERKTLVVCLVSELLEDTLGAVWFSNGNGSLLESFNYGVSKEEDGTFSTVSQISISTKEFESWATVTCYVAQNQTSSIWSNTSLQITEENSGAPCLDENQGDQTLSTEVLHSRSQVLFLLAIRMLLFKFLLFDVLMTCCIIYKK, from the exons ATGCCACAGTTTCTCAACGTTAAATTGGCGTGGAGGCCACTGAGGCACTTGCTGACCAGCGCAGCACTCCAGCTTCTTACCT GTAGCTGCTCTTTGAGCTTATTTCCAACATTGGCACCACCACTCCATGTGATAGTCAACGGTGAGAGGAAGACGCTGGTCGTATGCCTGGTGAGTGAGCTCTTGGAGGACACGTTGGGCGCCGTTTGGTTTTCCAATGGAAACGGGAGCCTGCTGGAGTCTTTCAACTATGGGGTTTCCAAGGAAGAAGATGGCACTTTCAGCACAGTCTCCCAAATCTCCATCAGCACCAAAGAATTTGAATCATGGGCTACTGTCACTTGCTACGTGGCACAAAACCAAACCTCAAGCATATGGAGCAATACCTCTCTTCAAATCACAG AAGAAaattcaggagctccatgcctagATGAAAATCAAGGAG ACCAGACATTGTCCACAGAGGTTCTCCACAGCCGCTCACAGGTCCTGTTTCTTTTGGCCATCAGAATGTTGCTCTTCAAGTTTCTCCTGTTCGATGTGTTGATGACCTGCTGCATCATTTACAAGAAGTAA